Proteins encoded in a region of the Methylosinus trichosporium OB3b genome:
- the glcF gene encoding glycolate oxidase subunit GlcF, giving the protein MQTHFSPRLLADSDMSQSETILRACVHCGFCTATCPTYLLTGDELDSPRGRIYLIKEMLENDRPADARTVRHVDRCLSCLSCMTTCPSSVHYMHLVDHARAHIEKTYRRPPLERLLRAALAFTLTRPALFRQSLRAAALARPFARLLPLRFAALFDMAPARLPPPSPVDRPQVFAAKAPRRMRVALLSGCAQTVLDTRIHEATVRLLTRLGAEVVVVKGAGCCGALPHHLGRTDESHALARKNIEAWTREVESSGLDRIVIDASGCGTTVKDYGHMFRDDAALAQDAAHVASLARDVTEVVAELGLAPQIDVGALRVAYHSACSLQHGQKIADLPMELLRRAGFDVAAVPESHICCGSAGTYNLLQPELATQLRARKIANIETLAPRAVAAGNLGCMMQIGQGTSIPILHTIELIDWACGGPRPAALQG; this is encoded by the coding sequence GCAGACGCATTTCTCACCCCGTCTCCTCGCCGATTCCGACATGTCGCAATCGGAGACGATTTTGCGCGCCTGCGTGCATTGCGGCTTCTGCACCGCGACCTGCCCCACTTATCTCCTCACTGGCGACGAGCTCGACAGTCCGCGCGGGCGCATCTATCTCATCAAGGAAATGCTGGAGAACGACCGTCCCGCCGACGCGCGCACGGTTCGGCATGTCGACCGCTGCCTCTCCTGCCTCTCCTGCATGACCACATGTCCGTCGAGCGTGCATTACATGCATCTCGTCGATCATGCGCGCGCGCATATCGAGAAGACCTATCGCCGTCCGCCGCTCGAGCGTCTGCTGCGCGCGGCGCTCGCCTTCACGCTGACGCGCCCCGCTCTGTTTCGGCAATCGCTGCGCGCCGCCGCTCTGGCGCGGCCGTTCGCGCGCCTTCTGCCGCTGCGCTTCGCCGCGCTCTTCGACATGGCGCCGGCGCGTCTGCCGCCGCCTTCGCCCGTCGATCGGCCGCAGGTCTTCGCGGCGAAGGCGCCGCGGCGTATGCGCGTCGCTCTTCTCTCCGGCTGCGCGCAGACCGTGCTCGACACGCGCATTCATGAAGCGACGGTGCGCCTGCTGACGCGGCTCGGCGCCGAGGTCGTCGTCGTGAAAGGCGCCGGATGTTGCGGCGCGCTGCCGCATCATCTCGGCAGAACGGACGAGTCGCACGCGCTCGCGCGAAAAAACATCGAAGCCTGGACGCGTGAGGTCGAGAGCAGCGGATTGGATCGCATCGTCATCGATGCGTCCGGCTGCGGAACGACGGTCAAGGACTATGGCCATATGTTCCGCGACGATGCGGCGCTCGCGCAGGACGCGGCGCACGTCGCATCGCTGGCGCGCGACGTGACGGAAGTGGTCGCCGAGCTCGGGCTGGCGCCGCAGATCGATGTCGGCGCACTGCGCGTCGCCTATCACTCGGCCTGCTCGCTGCAGCATGGGCAGAAGATCGCGGATCTGCCGATGGAGCTGCTGCGTCGCGCCGGCTTCGATGTCGCAGCGGTTCCCGAGAGTCACATCTGCTGCGGCTCGGCCGGAACCTATAATCTGCTGCAGCCGGAACTGGCGACGCAATTGCGGGCGCGCAAGATCGCCAATATCGAGACGCTCGCGCCGCGCGCCGTCGCCGCCGGCAATCTCGGCTGCATGATGCAGATCGGGCAGGGGACGTCCATTCCGATCCTGCACACGATCGAGCTCATCGACTGGGCCTGCGGCGGGCCGCGGCCGGCGGCGCTTCAGGGATAA